One stretch of Candidatus Nitrosotenuis cloacae DNA includes these proteins:
- a CDS encoding anthranilate synthase component II yields the protein MKFLIIDNYDSFTYNIAQLLGELGVESDVIRNDKITINQIKQNHYDAIIISPGPGTPEDKRYFGVCSAIIKDLGPTTPILGICLGHQGIIHEFGGKVVNAGSVRHGKTSQIKHYSDSLFSGVQNPFRATRYHSLVGDKTIIPDVLKITAIAEDDGEVMGVSHKQYLIEGVQFHPESILTTEGKKILQNFIDKVKKC from the coding sequence ATGAAATTTCTAATCATAGACAATTACGATTCATTCACATACAATATCGCACAATTGCTTGGCGAGCTTGGTGTAGAATCAGATGTGATTCGCAACGACAAAATAACAATAAACCAAATCAAACAAAACCATTATGATGCAATAATCATATCACCAGGCCCCGGAACTCCAGAGGACAAGCGATACTTTGGGGTGTGCTCTGCAATAATCAAAGACTTGGGTCCAACCACACCAATTCTTGGAATTTGCCTTGGGCACCAGGGCATAATACATGAATTTGGAGGTAAAGTGGTCAATGCAGGTAGTGTTCGACATGGCAAGACAAGCCAGATCAAGCATTATTCCGATTCATTATTTTCTGGCGTGCAAAACCCGTTTCGTGCCACCAGGTATCATTCTTTGGTGGGTGATAAAACGATCATACCAGACGTTTTAAAGATCACAGCAATAGCAGAGGATGATGGCGAGGTAATGGGCGTGTCCCACAAGCAATATCTGATAGAGGGAGTCCAGTTCCATCCAGAATCCATTCTAACTACAGAAGGCAAAAAAATACTGCAAAATTTCATAGACAAGGTAAAAAAATGCTAG
- a CDS encoding antibiotic biosynthesis monooxygenase family protein, with product MYVAIIEMPLKEEKEEEFKAWIHQTNQTLSKQPGFINRRLAKSEDGKYIIIAEFADKESHHKIHQTPEHHQISMQLMSFLKQGPSRKFYDIISQ from the coding sequence ATGTATGTTGCAATAATAGAGATGCCTCTGAAGGAAGAAAAAGAAGAAGAGTTCAAGGCCTGGATTCATCAGACCAACCAAACATTATCAAAGCAGCCTGGATTCATTAATCGCAGGCTGGCAAAATCCGAAGATGGAAAATACATCATAATTGCCGAGTTTGCCGATAAAGAATCACACCACAAAATTCACCAAACACCAGAGCACCACCAAATCTCAATGCAATTGATGAGTTTTCTAAAGCAGGGACCATCACGCAAATTTTACGATATTATTTCACAGTAA
- the trpB gene encoding tryptophan synthase subunit beta, producing the protein MKIKFPKDGRFGDFGGKYIPETLVPAIEELEQRYLKYKNDPTFKKELHYYLTQYAGRPTPLYYAKNLTEKIGGAKIYLKREDLLHGGAHKINNTLGQALLAKRMKKTRIIAETGAGQHGVATAMACAALGLKAEVYMGYKDTIRQKLNVFRMNMLGCEVHAVKAGSQTLKDAINEAIRDWITNVKDTYYLLGSAVGPHPYPVMVRDFQSIIGEEIKQQIKKFGKKTPDAVIACVGGGSNAIGTFYPLIDSDTEIIGVEAAGQGLKSGHHSATLSAGSKGVLHGMMTYLLQDSEGQIQETHSISAGLDYPGVGPEHSYLKDKNRVHYTSATDKEVIDAFLLLTQTEGIIPALESAHAIAEAVKLAKKKPKSDSIVVTLSGRGDKDVEVVQEYVKNSK; encoded by the coding sequence ATGAAGATTAAATTCCCAAAGGACGGAAGGTTTGGAGATTTTGGCGGAAAATACATTCCAGAGACACTCGTTCCAGCAATTGAAGAACTAGAACAGAGATATCTCAAATACAAAAACGATCCTACATTCAAAAAAGAATTACACTATTACCTGACCCAATATGCAGGACGTCCAACCCCATTATACTATGCAAAGAATCTGACTGAGAAAATAGGTGGTGCAAAAATATACCTAAAGCGAGAAGATTTACTCCATGGCGGCGCTCATAAAATCAACAATACTTTGGGCCAGGCCTTGCTTGCAAAACGCATGAAAAAGACTCGAATCATAGCAGAGACGGGTGCTGGGCAACACGGAGTGGCAACTGCGATGGCATGCGCTGCCTTGGGATTAAAAGCCGAGGTCTACATGGGCTACAAGGATACCATACGACAAAAGCTAAACGTCTTTAGAATGAATATGCTTGGATGTGAGGTCCATGCAGTAAAGGCAGGATCCCAGACCCTAAAGGACGCAATAAACGAGGCAATCCGGGACTGGATTACAAACGTCAAGGACACCTATTATTTACTGGGCTCGGCAGTAGGACCACACCCATATCCTGTGATGGTAAGGGATTTCCAATCCATAATCGGAGAAGAGATAAAGCAGCAAATCAAAAAATTTGGCAAAAAGACACCAGATGCTGTAATTGCATGTGTTGGTGGGGGCTCTAATGCAATTGGGACATTTTACCCATTGATTGATTCAGATACTGAAATAATTGGTGTAGAAGCCGCAGGCCAGGGCCTAAAATCAGGACACCATTCTGCAACCTTGTCTGCAGGCTCCAAGGGAGTCTTACATGGTATGATGACTTATCTACTGCAAGATTCTGAAGGACAAATTCAGGAAACCCACAGTATATCGGCAGGCCTAGACTATCCTGGGGTGGGACCAGAGCACTCATACCTCAAGGACAAAAATCGTGTCCACTATACCAGTGCCACAGACAAGGAGGTGATTGATGCGTTTTTGTTATTAACACAAACAGAGGGAATCATACCAGCTTTGGAATCAGCTCATGCAATAGCAGAGGCAGTTAAACTTGCAAAGAAAAAACCAAAATCAGACAGCATAGTAGTAACATTGTCAGGCCGTGGAGACAAGGACGTTGAAGTAGTGCAGGAATATGTCAAGAATTCAAAATAA
- the trpD gene encoding anthranilate phosphoribosyltransferase gives MLENYIARLEVGANLTSNEMHNAMKLLLVEGETDELKAAFLQNLTKKGETDEELTAMLAKMEEYGVHIQPKCKGTIIDVCGTGGDKLHTFNISTTAAFVVASCGGIVAKHGNRSVSGISGSADIFEYFGYDLNADAATITSIIEKHRIGFLFAQRFHPAMKNVAASRKLLNTRTAFNLLGPLCNPARVKHQLIGVYSEEYLNRIVDILKKRGAQNIMTVHSQDGLDELSTTSKNKVCFLRDGKIGETIIDAQRFGLHQATIKDLQISSKQEAINAFVSVLKGTASQAMIEITALNAAGGLIVANLAQDFEEGLEMANESLKSGNAYTHFENFIKDCGDHTKLEGL, from the coding sequence ATGCTAGAAAATTACATTGCCAGACTCGAAGTCGGCGCAAACCTAACCTCAAATGAAATGCACAATGCAATGAAATTGCTTCTAGTAGAGGGAGAAACAGATGAGCTAAAGGCAGCCTTTTTGCAGAATCTGACAAAAAAAGGCGAAACCGACGAAGAATTAACCGCAATGCTTGCAAAGATGGAAGAATATGGCGTTCATATCCAACCAAAATGCAAGGGAACCATAATCGATGTATGTGGAACTGGTGGCGACAAATTACACACATTCAACATTTCTACTACGGCAGCATTTGTTGTGGCATCTTGTGGTGGAATAGTGGCAAAGCATGGGAATCGTTCGGTTTCCGGAATCTCCGGCAGTGCAGATATTTTCGAGTATTTTGGATATGATCTAAACGCAGATGCCGCTACCATCACCAGTATAATAGAAAAACATAGAATCGGATTTTTGTTTGCACAAAGGTTTCATCCGGCAATGAAAAACGTTGCAGCATCAAGAAAACTGCTCAACACACGAACCGCATTTAATCTGCTAGGTCCTCTATGTAATCCAGCCAGAGTAAAACACCAACTAATCGGAGTGTATTCGGAAGAATACCTGAACAGAATAGTGGATATTTTGAAAAAACGCGGTGCACAAAACATCATGACTGTTCACTCTCAGGATGGATTGGATGAGCTATCTACCACATCAAAGAATAAGGTCTGCTTTTTGCGCGACGGCAAAATTGGTGAAACAATAATCGATGCACAAAGATTCGGCCTACACCAGGCAACAATCAAAGACTTGCAAATATCATCAAAACAAGAGGCAATCAATGCTTTTGTGTCAGTACTGAAAGGAACAGCAAGTCAGGCAATGATAGAGATTACTGCGCTAAATGCAGCAGGCGGCCTAATTGTTGCAAATTTGGCCCAAGACTTTGAAGAGGGATTAGAAATGGCAAACGAGTCACTAAAATCAGGAAATGCTTACACTCATTTTGAGAATTTCATCAAAGATTGTGGAGACCACACAAAACTGGAGGGGTTGTAA
- a CDS encoding indole-3-glycerol phosphate synthase TrpC, whose amino-acid sequence MSTLKKLVDNSRQAIADGTYEIAESLQKSDIDLIQSIKSNPHASLITEIKFSSPSLGKIRQKSDPVQIAQDMVDGGAQALSVLTQPYLFEGSPSYFMQIRKKIKIPMLMKDIVVDKIQIEAAKKIGADYMLLIQSLFDQGYLKDIDEFIDYGHKQGLKVLVEAHTKSEFENSLNTDADLVGINNRNLDTLQIDINTTKNILNGHHNNRIIVSESGIENPSDIQFLKKCGTGAFLIGSSIMKSENIKENVRSLVNAI is encoded by the coding sequence ATGAGTACGCTAAAAAAACTAGTAGACAATTCCAGGCAGGCCATTGCAGACGGCACATATGAGATAGCAGAGTCTTTGCAAAAATCAGACATTGATCTCATACAGTCCATAAAATCAAATCCTCATGCATCACTAATCACAGAGATAAAATTCTCATCACCATCTTTGGGCAAAATCAGGCAAAAATCAGACCCAGTTCAAATTGCCCAAGATATGGTGGATGGTGGTGCACAGGCGTTATCGGTTTTGACTCAACCATATCTATTTGAGGGCTCGCCAAGCTATTTTATGCAGATTAGAAAGAAAATCAAAATTCCAATGCTGATGAAAGATATCGTAGTAGACAAGATACAAATCGAGGCTGCAAAAAAAATCGGCGCAGATTACATGTTACTGATACAGTCGTTGTTTGATCAAGGATACCTCAAGGATATTGACGAATTCATTGATTATGGCCACAAGCAAGGCCTAAAGGTACTAGTTGAGGCACACACAAAATCAGAATTTGAAAATTCTCTGAATACCGATGCGGATCTGGTTGGAATCAATAACCGCAATCTGGACACCCTACAAATCGATATCAACACTACCAAAAATATCCTGAACGGGCATCACAATAACAGAATAATAGTATCCGAGAGCGGAATAGAAAATCCATCAGACATCCAGTTCTTAAAAAAATGTGGCACCGGCGCATTCCTGATTGGCTCTAGTATAATGAAGTCAGAAAATATTAAAGAGAACGTTCGGAGCTTGGTGAACGCAATATGA
- a CDS encoding anthranilate synthase component I family protein encodes MATFGNSNPTVIPLSLPGTQFEIYSRLEQHYTHTFLFESLTGPEELAETSIIGFDPKIIIQGFADRIILSYSDGTIKTIPTKDPVAELKSFISQTTNQSHRYLGGAVGIINYDAIKLYENIPIKNNSKPLIEFGIYQDGILYDNKTKQSLYFYYDENRINQIKQSERKFGTITLSDITPNLNETQFSSMVNQAKKYLHSGDIFQVVLSRRFNFSADGDFLRVYKELRALNPSPYLYHMKFGQKTYIGCSPEMLVRVTGKHVETFPIAGTRKITDNEAKNKQLEQELLSDEKEIAEHTMLVDLGRNDVGRVCKYGTVHVTELMQVKRFSHVQHIVTHVVGTLDDKHDMFSAFEAVFPAGTVTGAPKVRAMEIINDLEPDIREQYAGAVGYFSNNGCCDFAIAIRSIFFDGNSGFAQSGAGIVMDSTPESEFKETEHKVNAMISALKEATK; translated from the coding sequence GTGGCCACCTTTGGTAACTCTAATCCTACAGTAATACCCCTAAGCTTACCTGGCACTCAATTTGAAATCTATTCTAGACTGGAACAACACTATACCCACACATTTCTGTTTGAATCACTGACAGGACCTGAGGAGCTGGCCGAAACATCAATCATTGGCTTTGATCCAAAAATAATCATCCAAGGCTTTGCAGACAGGATCATTCTATCATATAGTGATGGCACCATCAAAACCATCCCAACAAAAGACCCAGTGGCCGAGCTGAAATCATTCATTTCACAAACCACAAATCAATCCCACCGATATTTGGGTGGCGCAGTTGGAATCATAAACTATGACGCAATCAAACTGTACGAAAACATTCCAATCAAGAACAACTCCAAACCACTAATTGAGTTTGGCATATACCAAGACGGTATCTTGTATGATAACAAAACAAAACAATCTCTTTACTTTTACTATGATGAAAATAGAATCAACCAGATAAAACAATCAGAGAGAAAATTTGGTACAATCACCCTGTCTGATATAACACCAAATCTCAACGAAACACAATTCTCCTCTATGGTGAACCAGGCAAAAAAATATCTACACTCTGGTGATATCTTTCAGGTAGTACTATCAAGACGATTCAATTTTTCAGCAGATGGTGATTTTCTGCGAGTTTACAAAGAATTGCGTGCACTAAACCCTTCACCGTATCTATACCACATGAAGTTTGGACAAAAAACCTACATTGGGTGCTCGCCTGAAATGCTGGTCCGAGTCACAGGAAAGCACGTAGAGACATTCCCAATTGCCGGAACCCGAAAAATAACCGATAATGAGGCAAAAAACAAGCAACTAGAACAAGAACTATTATCGGATGAAAAAGAGATTGCCGAGCACACCATGCTAGTTGACCTTGGGCGAAACGACGTTGGACGTGTCTGCAAATATGGAACGGTCCATGTAACCGAACTAATGCAGGTAAAACGATTCTCGCATGTACAACATATTGTAACTCATGTGGTTGGGACATTAGATGATAAACACGATATGTTTTCTGCCTTTGAGGCTGTCTTTCCGGCAGGAACCGTTACTGGTGCCCCAAAGGTTCGAGCCATGGAGATAATCAATGATCTGGAACCAGACATCAGGGAGCAATATGCAGGAGCTGTCGGATATTTCTCAAACAACGGATGCTGTGATTTTGCAATAGCCATTCGAAGCATCTTCTTTGATGGCAATTCAGGATTTGCCCAGTCAGGTGCAGGAATTGTCATGGACTCGACACCAGAAAGCGAATTCAAAGAAACAGAACACAAGGTAAACGCAATGATCTCAGCACTAAAAGAGGCAACAAAATGA